The following are encoded together in the Roseobacter denitrificans OCh 114 genome:
- a CDS encoding superoxide dismutase produces the protein MAFELPDLPYAHDALAGKGMSAETLEYHHDLHHNAYVTNGNKAIEGTEWAGKSMEDIITGTYDASAVAQNGIFNNISQLWNHNQFWEMMGPGESKMPGELEKALTENFGSVDAFKEQFSAAGAGQFGSGWCWLVKNPDGSLAVTKTENGVNPLCFGQTALLGCDVWEHSYYIDFRNKRPAYLTNFLDNLVNWENVASRM, from the coding sequence ATGGCTTTTGAACTTCCTGATCTTCCCTACGCGCATGATGCTCTGGCGGGCAAAGGCATGTCCGCCGAAACGCTGGAATACCACCACGACCTGCACCACAACGCCTATGTGACCAATGGCAACAAGGCGATTGAGGGCACCGAATGGGCGGGCAAGTCCATGGAAGACATCATCACGGGCACCTATGATGCCTCTGCCGTGGCGCAGAATGGCATCTTCAACAACATCAGCCAGTTGTGGAACCACAACCAGTTCTGGGAAATGATGGGTCCGGGTGAGAGCAAGATGCCCGGAGAGCTGGAAAAAGCGCTGACCGAGAATTTCGGGTCTGTCGATGCGTTCAAGGAACAGTTTTCCGCCGCCGGTGCGGGTCAGTTCGGGTCAGGCTGGTGCTGGTTGGTGAAAAACCCTGACGGCTCGCTGGCGGTGACCAAGACGGAAAACGGCGTGAACCCGCTGTGTTTTGGCCAGACGGCATTGCTCGGCTGCGATGTGTGGGAGCATTCGTACTACATTGATTTCCGCAACAAACGCCCTGCCTACCTGACAAACTTCCTCGACAACCTCGTCAATTGGGAAAACGTCGCATCGCGCATGTAA
- a CDS encoding TIGR00730 family Rossman fold protein has protein sequence MPPKSVCVYCGSRPGTDPDFLQDAQNIGRVIADEGWRLVYGAGDVGLMGAVARAAQEAGADTFGVIPQLLVDWEIGKTDLTTYVITETMHERKKVMFMNCDAVVVLPGGAGSLDEMFEALTWRQLGLHQKPIFLLNTNGYWDPLVSLLQHVTAHGFADETLHGFYTTVPDAEACRQELQRAFGQGA, from the coding sequence ATGCCCCCAAAATCCGTCTGTGTCTATTGCGGATCCCGCCCCGGAACCGACCCCGACTTCCTGCAGGACGCGCAAAACATCGGCCGCGTGATCGCCGATGAAGGCTGGCGGCTGGTCTATGGCGCAGGCGATGTCGGGCTGATGGGAGCTGTGGCGCGCGCGGCGCAGGAGGCGGGCGCTGACACCTTTGGCGTGATCCCGCAACTTCTGGTGGATTGGGAAATCGGGAAAACCGATCTGACCACCTATGTGATCACCGAAACCATGCATGAGCGCAAGAAAGTCATGTTCATGAATTGCGATGCCGTCGTGGTGCTGCCCGGTGGTGCCGGATCGCTGGATGAGATGTTCGAAGCCCTGACATGGCGGCAACTGGGCCTGCATCAAAAGCCGATATTCCTATTGAATACAAACGGATATTGGGACCCGCTGGTATCGCTTCTGCAACATGTGACAGCGCATGGTTTTGCCGATGAAACGCTGCACGGGTTCTACACCACCGTGCCCGATGCCGAGGCCTGCCGCCAAGAGCTGCAGCGCGCCTTTGGTCAGGGCGCCTGA
- a CDS encoding LysM peptidoglycan-binding domain-containing protein, with translation MKDNGSANPSQSTGLLTAGLVIAGLIAAAVFLSMRDSGRLSEEAVAVLESSGGAGGNQVVTQQIEADDAPQEIPQDAPQDAPVAQTEPEEAAPTIDEVRVDTGGTMVIAGRAGPGAQVDVLLDGEVVTTAQADSTGSFAAVSSVTADEGARSLTLRSGEGDEAVASVDEIILAPVTPLADLPPPDAAPDQPETATAPTAMVQDAGTGAEPAQDEEPAQAVQEIAAVDPPAPDQSDVAPPAEAEAAPTAEGTEDPAIAVLRSDAQGVSRVQTAPASRIMLDTISYSDAGDVQLGGRAGTGAVEVRAYLDNRAVARMRVEPDGQWRGVIEDVAAGIYRLRVDALGQDGAVTSRLETPFKREAPAVLEAATQAATGQIQAITVQAGDTLWAIARERYGEGLLYVQVFEANRSEIRDPDLIYPGQVFDLPAD, from the coding sequence ATGAAAGACAATGGGTCTGCCAACCCATCCCAGAGCACCGGTCTGTTGACCGCGGGCCTCGTGATTGCGGGGCTGATCGCGGCGGCGGTATTTTTGTCGATGCGCGATTCCGGGCGGCTGAGCGAAGAGGCCGTGGCGGTTCTGGAATCCTCTGGCGGGGCGGGGGGCAATCAGGTCGTCACGCAGCAGATCGAAGCCGATGATGCGCCGCAGGAGATACCACAGGACGCGCCGCAAGACGCGCCCGTTGCGCAAACAGAGCCCGAGGAGGCCGCGCCCACGATTGACGAGGTGCGGGTAGACACGGGCGGAACGATGGTGATTGCCGGGCGCGCAGGGCCGGGCGCGCAGGTCGATGTGCTGCTCGACGGTGAGGTCGTCACCACAGCGCAGGCCGATTCAACCGGTTCATTCGCGGCGGTGAGTTCGGTAACGGCGGATGAGGGCGCACGCAGCCTGACCCTGCGCAGCGGTGAAGGGGACGAAGCGGTCGCGTCCGTGGATGAGATTATCCTCGCCCCGGTCACGCCGCTGGCGGACCTGCCGCCACCGGACGCAGCGCCAGACCAGCCCGAGACTGCGACCGCGCCAACGGCTATGGTGCAGGATGCGGGCACGGGTGCGGAGCCGGCGCAGGACGAAGAACCTGCGCAAGCGGTGCAGGAGATTGCGGCGGTGGATCCCCCCGCGCCTGATCAAAGCGATGTCGCGCCCCCGGCGGAGGCGGAGGCCGCGCCCACTGCCGAGGGGACGGAAGATCCCGCGATCGCCGTATTGCGTTCGGATGCGCAAGGGGTGTCGCGGGTGCAGACGGCCCCGGCGTCGCGGATCATGCTCGACACGATCAGCTATTCGGATGCGGGCGACGTGCAGCTTGGCGGGCGCGCGGGCACCGGCGCGGTCGAAGTGCGCGCCTATCTCGACAACCGGGCGGTGGCCCGTATGAGGGTGGAGCCCGACGGGCAATGGCGCGGTGTCATCGAAGATGTGGCAGCGGGTATCTACCGGTTGCGTGTGGATGCGCTGGGGCAGGATGGCGCGGTGACGAGCCGTCTGGAAACACCGTTCAAACGCGAGGCACCGGCTGTGCTGGAGGCGGCCACGCAGGCAGCCACCGGGCAGATACAGGCAATTACCGTGCAGGCGGGCGACACGCTCTGGGCCATTGCGCGTGAGCGATATGGGGAGGGCTTGCTTTATGTGCAGGTCTTTGAGGCCAATCGCAGTGAAATACGCGACCCCGATCTGATCTATCCGGGACAGGTTTTCGACCTTCCCGCAGACTAA